Proteins from one Halopseudomonas pelagia genomic window:
- a CDS encoding acyl-CoA dehydrogenase family protein, with product MNDLELSEDQRLIRDMARQFAQAELAPRAAGWDKSGWIDSSVIQQMGELGLLGMVVPEEWGGSYVDYVAYALAVEEVSAGCGATGALMSVHNSVGCGPVLNYGTDEQKQTWLAKLASGEAIGCFCLTEPQAGSEAHNLRTRAVLENGEWVLNGAKQFVSNGKRASLAVVFAVTDPDLGKKGLSAFLVPTDNPGFRVERMEHKLGIRGSDTCAISLDNCRLPESALLGQRGKGLSTALSGLEGGRIGIAAQALGIARAAFEAALSYARERTQFGQALTEHQSIANMLADMHMQLNASRLLILHAARLRTAGLPCLSEASQAKLFASEMAEAVCSKAIQIHGGYGYLEDYPVERLYRDARITQIYEGTSEIQRLLIARELRHYSL from the coding sequence ATGAATGATCTGGAACTGAGCGAAGACCAGCGATTGATTCGCGACATGGCCCGGCAGTTTGCCCAGGCAGAGCTGGCACCCCGCGCTGCCGGTTGGGACAAGAGCGGCTGGATCGACAGCAGCGTGATCCAGCAGATGGGCGAATTGGGTTTGCTCGGCATGGTCGTACCCGAGGAATGGGGCGGCAGTTATGTGGACTATGTCGCCTATGCGCTGGCCGTGGAAGAAGTCTCGGCCGGTTGCGGCGCCACCGGCGCACTGATGAGTGTACACAACTCGGTCGGCTGCGGCCCGGTATTGAATTACGGCACGGACGAGCAAAAACAGACCTGGTTGGCCAAGCTGGCCAGCGGGGAAGCGATTGGCTGCTTCTGTCTGACCGAGCCCCAGGCCGGCTCCGAGGCGCACAACCTGCGCACCCGCGCGGTGCTGGAAAACGGCGAATGGGTGCTCAATGGCGCCAAGCAGTTTGTCAGCAACGGCAAACGCGCCAGCCTGGCGGTGGTGTTTGCGGTGACCGATCCGGATTTGGGCAAGAAGGGCCTGTCGGCATTTCTGGTACCAACCGATAACCCTGGCTTTCGCGTCGAGCGCATGGAGCACAAATTGGGCATTCGTGGCTCGGATACCTGCGCCATTAGCCTGGATAACTGCCGCCTCCCGGAAAGCGCGCTGCTTGGCCAGCGGGGCAAGGGCCTGTCCACCGCCCTGTCAGGCCTGGAAGGTGGGCGTATCGGCATTGCCGCACAAGCGCTGGGCATTGCCCGAGCTGCGTTCGAGGCCGCGCTGAGTTATGCACGAGAACGCACGCAGTTCGGTCAGGCCCTGACCGAACACCAGAGCATTGCCAACATGCTCGCCGACATGCATATGCAACTCAATGCCAGCCGCCTGCTGATTCTGCATGCCGCACGCCTGCGCACGGCAGGACTGCCATGTCTATCGGAAGCCTCCCAGGCCAAGCTGTTCGCCAGTGAAATGGCCGAGGCGGTCTGCAGCAAAGCGATCCAGATCCACGGGGGTTACGGCTATCTGGAGGATTATCCGGTCGAGCGTTTGTATCGGGATGCGCGTATTACCCAGATCTACGAAGGCACCAGCGAAATACAGCGCCTGCTGATCGCACGCGAGCTGCGGCATTACTCGCTTTGA
- a CDS encoding enoyl-CoA hydratase/isomerase family protein, whose product MTDVQAPVLAEVRNRIGHLTLNRPAGLNALSLEMVRLLQGYLNEWAADSQIEAVMLRGNGGKAFCAGGDIRTLYDQHLAGDAQAIETFFAEEYALDLSIHTYSKPVIALMDGFVLGGGMGLAQGASLRIVTERSKLGMPETGIGYFPDVGGSYFLPRLPGEMGLYLGLTGAQVKVADALHLQLADLCIAVERLDELDQALDGLRWEHDRLENVLKALGTSDLPPADLSALQPAIDLHFGQSTLAAIRQSLQEEVRPAFTQWAQDTVRLMDSRSPLAMAVTLELLRHGREKSLEDCFAMELHLDRQWFNDGDIAEGVRALLVDKDKQPRWNPPTIGELKPARVHAFFEGI is encoded by the coding sequence ATGACTGATGTGCAGGCACCTGTGCTGGCCGAGGTTCGCAACAGAATCGGCCACCTGACCCTGAACCGCCCTGCTGGGCTGAATGCATTGAGTCTGGAAATGGTCAGGCTGCTGCAGGGATACCTGAACGAGTGGGCTGCAGACAGCCAGATCGAAGCGGTCATGCTGCGCGGCAATGGCGGAAAAGCCTTCTGTGCCGGCGGTGACATACGCACGCTCTACGATCAGCACCTGGCCGGTGACGCCCAGGCGATAGAAACCTTCTTTGCCGAAGAGTACGCGCTGGATCTGAGCATTCACACCTACTCCAAACCGGTTATCGCATTGATGGATGGCTTTGTGCTGGGCGGCGGCATGGGGCTGGCCCAGGGCGCCAGCCTGCGCATCGTCACCGAACGATCGAAACTGGGTATGCCGGAAACCGGTATTGGCTACTTCCCGGATGTCGGCGGCAGCTATTTCCTGCCGCGCCTGCCCGGCGAAATGGGATTGTATCTGGGCCTGACCGGCGCCCAGGTAAAAGTCGCCGATGCCCTGCATCTGCAGTTGGCAGACCTGTGCATTGCGGTTGAACGCCTGGATGAGCTGGATCAGGCACTGGATGGTCTGCGCTGGGAGCACGACCGTCTTGAGAATGTCCTGAAGGCGCTTGGCACCTCAGACCTGCCGCCCGCCGACCTGAGCGCGCTGCAACCTGCCATCGACCTGCACTTCGGCCAATCAACCCTGGCGGCGATACGCCAGTCGCTGCAGGAAGAGGTTCGCCCGGCCTTCACGCAATGGGCGCAAGACACCGTACGCCTGATGGACAGCCGCTCGCCGCTGGCCATGGCGGTGACTCTGGAGTTGCTGCGCCATGGCCGGGAAAAATCCCTGGAAGACTGTTTTGCGATGGAACTGCACCTGGATCGCCAGTGGTTCAACGACGGTGATATTGCCGAAGGAGTGCGCGCACTGTTAGTGGACAAGGACAAGCAGCCACGCTGGAATCCGCCCACAATAGGCGAGCTGAAACCTGCACGGGTCCATGCCTTTTTCGAGGGAATCTGA
- the mmsB gene encoding 3-hydroxyisobutyrate dehydrogenase translates to MHIGFIGLGNMGSPMAHNLIAAGHQLSVFDLSQAAVDALVAAGAANAASVQGIAALDCELIITMLPAAKQVKAVYLGEEGLLANIRPGVRLIDSSTIDPLSAREVAAAAEQQNNPMLDAPVSGGTGGAAAGTLTFMVGGSEGDFAHALPVLQSMGKNIVHCGPAGNGQVAKVANNMLLAISMIGTAEAMNLGVSLGMEPEVLAGIINTSSGRCWSSDTYNPYPGVMENVPAARGYSGGFGTDLMLKDLGLATEAAKHAQQPVLLGALAQQLYQSFSSQGHGALDFSAIIKLYTGDTE, encoded by the coding sequence ATGCATATCGGTTTTATCGGACTAGGCAACATGGGTAGCCCCATGGCTCACAACCTGATCGCCGCAGGCCATCAGCTTAGTGTCTTTGACCTGTCTCAAGCAGCAGTGGATGCATTGGTCGCAGCCGGAGCCGCCAATGCGGCATCGGTGCAGGGCATCGCGGCCCTGGATTGCGAACTGATCATCACCATGTTGCCGGCAGCCAAACAGGTCAAAGCTGTGTATCTGGGCGAAGAAGGCTTGCTCGCTAACATCCGTCCGGGCGTAAGGCTGATCGACAGCTCGACCATTGACCCTCTCAGTGCTCGGGAAGTGGCGGCAGCGGCTGAACAGCAGAACAACCCCATGCTTGACGCCCCTGTCTCCGGCGGTACTGGCGGAGCCGCAGCGGGCACCCTGACCTTTATGGTCGGCGGCAGCGAGGGGGATTTCGCCCATGCGCTGCCGGTTCTGCAGAGCATGGGCAAGAATATTGTGCATTGCGGCCCCGCCGGCAATGGCCAGGTAGCCAAGGTGGCAAACAACATGCTGCTGGCCATCTCCATGATTGGTACAGCCGAGGCCATGAACCTGGGGGTATCCCTGGGTATGGAGCCTGAGGTACTGGCCGGCATCATCAATACATCCAGCGGACGTTGCTGGAGTTCGGACACCTATAATCCCTACCCCGGGGTCATGGAAAATGTGCCGGCCGCGCGTGGGTACAGTGGCGGCTTTGGCACGGACCTGATGCTCAAGGATCTGGGCCTGGCTACCGAAGCGGCCAAACATGCGCAACAACCGGTTCTGCTGGGGGCTCTTGCCCAGCAGCTATACCAATCTTTCAGCAGCCAGGGACATGGCGCGTTGGATTTTTCCGCAATCATCAAACTCTACACCGGAGATACCGAATGA
- a CDS encoding substrate-binding periplasmic protein yields the protein MTADVWPWGYLEKDGTPAGLLSILAEQLAQEAQLKLDNRVLPPQRLLSKFKEGEADFTVLFENPYLDGFADSLGVVLSADILLVTAKDYTGKLTLGALEGKRVGYISGTYYGEAFEHNAEVIKIPVYSLEQAIEMLHLDRLDALISSDVVFHHSLKALELQPDVFRYDVHTRGQAAHLYISKRASNEGIAPRMQAALASLDKSGELRRLFYSEVRSGAQ from the coding sequence ATGACTGCTGACGTGTGGCCATGGGGTTATCTGGAGAAGGATGGCACTCCAGCCGGGTTGCTCAGCATTTTGGCCGAACAACTGGCCCAAGAAGCTCAACTGAAGCTGGATAACCGGGTTCTACCCCCCCAACGTCTTCTCTCCAAATTCAAGGAAGGCGAAGCCGATTTCACCGTTCTGTTCGAAAACCCCTACCTTGATGGATTCGCAGATAGCCTGGGGGTGGTGTTGAGCGCGGACATTTTGCTGGTAACCGCCAAAGACTATACCGGCAAGCTGACTCTGGGGGCGTTGGAAGGCAAGCGGGTTGGCTATATCAGCGGCACCTATTACGGCGAAGCTTTCGAGCATAACGCTGAGGTGATCAAGATCCCGGTCTACAGTCTTGAGCAAGCGATAGAGATGCTGCACCTCGACCGCCTGGATGCGCTGATCAGCAGCGATGTGGTATTCCACCACAGCCTCAAGGCACTGGAACTGCAGCCCGATGTATTCCGCTATGACGTACATACCCGCGGCCAGGCAGCCCATCTGTATATTTCAAAACGGGCATCCAATGAGGGCATCGCCCCGCGAATGCAGGCCGCGCTGGCAAGTTTGGACAAGAGTGGTGAACTACGCCGCCTGTTCTACTCTGAAGTACGCTCTGGCGCGCAGTAA
- a CDS encoding GGDEF domain-containing protein, with the protein MPTTADRYHISTWGGEFTDPTTERAYREHVEQSTAKSLIVALRVWAALVVLFGFLDFLALGVSEGFIHLISTRVLSASLLLLLAWRLRTKPQLATEGYAVTALEVVGFVLFFLIYIIRPDIVSWNIGVTLIILISLYIFVPNRVVLSNIGAAFGIAGTIYCIALRDVEPTLLVGLTFVLLFPAIIGYAAGLRLQTGQRQQYALFNETVRVNQSLQEEIKRREHLELELKLQATTDPLTGLFNRRQYESLFHRELDRVRRHASALSLCVVDLDHFKKINDEHGHDVGDQVLKHVSRLFVDTLRNTDIVGRFGGEEFILLLPDTDLRCAVQVLNRLRERLQSSLVPVEGLSVQLTATFAVTEVNEQDEGIEDVIRRADRALYDGKKAGRNCVVPS; encoded by the coding sequence TTGCCAACCACTGCCGATCGCTATCACATCTCCACATGGGGCGGGGAGTTTACCGACCCCACCACCGAGCGGGCCTACCGCGAACACGTTGAGCAGAGTACTGCGAAGAGTTTGATTGTGGCGCTACGCGTATGGGCGGCGCTGGTAGTGCTTTTTGGTTTTCTGGATTTTCTAGCGCTGGGTGTTTCCGAAGGGTTTATCCATCTGATCAGTACTCGCGTGTTGTCCGCCAGCCTTTTGCTGTTGCTTGCCTGGCGTTTGCGCACCAAACCGCAGTTGGCGACCGAGGGTTATGCCGTCACCGCATTGGAAGTAGTCGGTTTTGTTCTGTTCTTTCTTATTTACATAATTCGACCCGACATCGTTTCCTGGAATATCGGGGTGACCCTGATCATTTTGATCAGTCTGTACATCTTCGTGCCCAATAGGGTGGTGCTGTCCAATATTGGCGCAGCTTTTGGTATTGCCGGTACGATTTATTGCATTGCTCTGCGCGATGTTGAGCCCACACTGTTGGTGGGGCTGACCTTTGTGCTGCTGTTCCCGGCGATTATTGGCTATGCAGCCGGGTTGCGCCTTCAGACAGGCCAGCGCCAGCAATATGCACTGTTCAACGAAACGGTACGGGTCAACCAGTCGCTGCAGGAAGAGATCAAGCGCCGGGAGCATCTCGAGCTGGAATTAAAGCTGCAAGCCACTACCGATCCTCTCACTGGACTGTTCAACCGCCGACAGTATGAATCCCTGTTCCATCGTGAGCTGGACAGGGTACGCAGGCATGCCAGTGCCTTGTCATTGTGTGTGGTGGATTTGGATCATTTCAAGAAAATCAATGATGAGCACGGTCATGATGTTGGCGACCAGGTGCTCAAGCACGTGTCGCGGTTATTTGTCGACACCTTGCGCAATACCGACATCGTCGGCCGCTTCGGCGGCGAGGAGTTCATCCTGCTGCTGCCGGATACTGATCTGCGTTGCGCGGTACAGGTGTTGAATCGGTTGCGTGAGCGGTTGCAATCAAGCCTGGTACCGGTTGAGGGCCTGAGTGTTCAGCTCACCGCCACATTCGCCGTGACCGAAGTAAACGAACAGGATGAGGGTATAGAAGATGTCATCCGCCGCGCGGACCGGGCGCTTTACGACGGCAAAAAAGCTGGGCGCAACTGTGTTGTCCCCAGTTGA
- the dinB gene encoding DNA polymerase IV, protein MRKIIHVDCDCFYAAIEMRDDPRLRGRPLAVGGDPGKRGVVATCNYEARAYGVRSAMASAYARKLCPDLLIVPPRMAVYREASQAIQAIFSDYTPLIQPLSLDEAFLDVSNSEACRGSATLMAQEIRRKAFASQGITVSAGVAPNKFLAKIASDWNKPDGLKVILPDEVEAFVKTLPIERLHGVGKVTAARMKGLGIDVCGELLPWRKQDLAKEFGSFGERLWQLARGIDDRPVVVESKRQSVSVENTYDHDLSDLDACLNALPPLLEKLALRLGRLEGEYRVSKPFVKLKFHDFTQTTLEQAGSPVSPDGYRDLCTQAFARGNRPVRLIGVGVRLDSSHSLLGEQLNLF, encoded by the coding sequence TTGCGCAAGATTATCCACGTAGATTGTGATTGCTTCTACGCAGCCATCGAGATGCGCGATGATCCGCGCCTGCGTGGTCGGCCGCTGGCTGTGGGTGGTGATCCGGGAAAGCGCGGCGTGGTGGCCACCTGTAACTATGAAGCCAGGGCTTATGGCGTGCGTTCGGCAATGGCCTCCGCCTATGCCCGCAAGTTGTGCCCGGACCTGCTGATCGTGCCGCCGCGGATGGCGGTGTATCGCGAAGCGTCGCAGGCAATCCAGGCGATCTTCAGTGATTACACCCCTCTTATTCAGCCGCTGTCGCTGGACGAAGCCTTTCTGGATGTGAGCAATAGCGAAGCGTGCCGCGGCAGCGCCACGCTGATGGCGCAGGAAATCCGCCGCAAAGCATTTGCCAGCCAGGGCATCACCGTGTCTGCTGGTGTGGCGCCGAACAAGTTTCTGGCCAAGATCGCCAGTGACTGGAACAAGCCGGATGGTCTCAAGGTGATTCTACCCGACGAGGTAGAAGCCTTCGTCAAAACGCTGCCCATCGAGCGCTTGCACGGCGTAGGCAAGGTCACTGCTGCGCGTATGAAAGGATTGGGCATTGACGTCTGCGGCGAGCTGCTACCTTGGCGCAAGCAGGATCTTGCCAAGGAGTTCGGCAGTTTCGGTGAGCGTTTGTGGCAGTTGGCACGGGGCATAGATGATCGCCCGGTAGTAGTGGAAAGCAAGCGTCAATCGGTCAGCGTGGAAAATACCTATGATCATGACCTGTCCGACCTGGACGCCTGCCTGAATGCATTGCCGCCATTATTGGAAAAGCTCGCCCTGCGCCTGGGGCGACTGGAAGGCGAGTACCGGGTGAGCAAACCCTTCGTAAAGCTGAAGTTTCACGACTTCACCCAGACGACGCTGGAGCAGGCGGGCTCGCCGGTTAGCCCGGACGGTTACCGCGACCTCTGCACTCAGGCCTTCGCCCGGGGCAATCGGCCGGTGCGCTTGATTGGTGTCGGCGTTCGGCTGGACAGTAGCCACAGCCTGCTCGGCGAGCAACTCAACCTGTTCTGA
- a CDS encoding SDR family oxidoreductase yields MSVKQLFDLTGKVALITGGTKGLGLQMAEALGEQGAKIFISARNAAEVEQVVKDLEAQGIQAGGIACDLGKLDTKPVSTLVDAAEAKFGTVDILINNAGTTWGQPAEEHSYEGWQKVMSLNVDVCFLMAQEVARRFMIPRQSGKIINIASIAGFKGNRANSGIHTVAYNTSKAAAINLTRALAGEWGPHNINVNAICPGYFPTKMAKGLEKVTELIKSGTPLGRIGGEEDIKGVAVFLATEASRHVTGQAIAVDGGNSVV; encoded by the coding sequence ATGAGCGTCAAGCAACTGTTCGATCTGACCGGCAAGGTTGCCCTGATCACCGGCGGCACCAAGGGTCTGGGCCTGCAAATGGCGGAAGCGCTCGGCGAGCAGGGCGCCAAGATCTTTATCAGCGCGCGTAATGCTGCCGAAGTGGAGCAGGTGGTCAAAGACCTCGAAGCACAGGGCATTCAGGCTGGTGGTATTGCCTGCGACCTGGGCAAGCTGGATACCAAGCCGGTTTCTACGCTGGTGGACGCCGCTGAAGCCAAATTCGGCACTGTGGACATCCTCATCAACAACGCCGGTACTACCTGGGGCCAGCCCGCCGAAGAGCACAGCTATGAAGGCTGGCAGAAGGTCATGAGCCTGAACGTTGATGTGTGTTTCCTGATGGCCCAAGAAGTTGCGCGCCGCTTCATGATTCCCCGTCAGTCCGGCAAGATCATCAACATCGCTTCCATCGCCGGATTCAAGGGCAATCGCGCCAACTCCGGCATTCACACTGTGGCCTACAACACCAGCAAGGCAGCGGCGATCAACCTGACGCGCGCACTCGCCGGTGAGTGGGGCCCGCACAATATCAACGTCAACGCCATCTGCCCGGGTTACTTCCCGACCAAAATGGCCAAAGGTCTGGAAAAGGTGACCGAGCTGATCAAGTCCGGTACTCCGCTTGGGCGCATTGGTGGTGAGGAAGATATCAAGGGTGTTGCGGTGTTTCTGGCAACCGAAGCGTCACGGCATGTCACCGGCCAGGCTATCGCGGTAGATGGCGGCAACTCGGTGGTATAA
- a CDS encoding DUF2489 domain-containing protein has protein sequence MTTFTWLVAAGVIIIVALAAYAYMLWKKVLARETEQRAVAADRNQRLEGDIIILANSLLEGQLPLIEGSIRIKVLLDNYYGPRRADLDVSVFERIYDATVHIPTHQGWKDLGKAERQLHEQQMETLERDHREEIFSAAKNISRGLGK, from the coding sequence ATGACTACTTTTACCTGGCTTGTTGCCGCAGGCGTGATCATCATTGTGGCGCTGGCAGCCTACGCCTACATGCTCTGGAAAAAAGTCCTGGCGCGCGAGACTGAGCAACGCGCAGTGGCCGCAGATCGCAATCAACGTCTGGAAGGCGACATCATCATTCTGGCCAACAGTCTGCTGGAAGGTCAACTGCCGTTGATTGAAGGCTCGATCCGCATCAAGGTACTGCTCGACAACTATTATGGCCCCCGCCGTGCCGACCTGGATGTGTCCGTGTTTGAAAGGATCTACGATGCTACTGTCCACATTCCCACCCATCAGGGCTGGAAAGATCTGGGCAAAGCCGAGCGCCAGCTACATGAGCAACAAATGGAAACCCTGGAGCGCGACCACCGCGAAGAAATATTCAGTGCAGCCAAGAATATCAGCCGCGGGTTAGGTAAATAA
- a CDS encoding LEA type 2 family protein: MHRSLPTLALLISCALWLSGCAMFGLGRSYEKPDISLANVEMLKANLWEQTFQLGLRVDNPNDRSLPIRGMHYEIYLNEARLATGVSDAHFTVPAYGSEYFELNVRSNLWRHIRDVVKMIDDQQPVSYRIEGHIRTGLFLSPTVTLHEKGMLDPVNLRF, from the coding sequence GTGCACAGATCATTACCGACCTTGGCGCTGCTTATTAGCTGCGCATTATGGCTTAGCGGTTGCGCGATGTTTGGCCTGGGTCGATCCTATGAAAAGCCCGACATCAGTCTGGCGAATGTCGAAATGCTCAAAGCCAATCTGTGGGAACAGACGTTCCAGTTAGGCCTGCGAGTCGACAACCCCAATGATCGCAGCCTGCCCATTCGCGGCATGCACTACGAGATCTATCTGAATGAAGCGCGGCTGGCGACCGGCGTGAGCGATGCGCATTTCACTGTGCCGGCCTATGGCTCGGAATATTTTGAATTGAATGTCAGGTCCAATCTCTGGCGTCATATTCGTGATGTAGTCAAGATGATTGACGACCAGCAGCCGGTCAGCTACCGGATTGAGGGTCATATTCGTACGGGGCTGTTTCTATCGCCGACCGTGACGCTGCACGAGAAAGGCATGCTGGATCCGGTCAACTTGAGATTTTGA
- a CDS encoding YchJ family protein — protein sequence MQDQASPSVPVDCPCASGEQYQQCCQPLHQGTAAPNAERLMRSRYSAYTLGLIDYLVSSTLPAQQSALDRHAMAQWSSASTWLGLDVEDAPPVDQHTQRAQVTFIAHWADPDGQRHSHRECSDFGKRQARWFFIDPNHPIKAGRNDPCPCGSGRKFKQCCSV from the coding sequence ATGCAAGACCAAGCCTCACCCTCTGTCCCGGTTGACTGCCCTTGCGCCAGCGGCGAGCAATATCAGCAGTGCTGTCAGCCGTTGCACCAAGGCACCGCAGCGCCCAACGCCGAGCGCCTGATGCGCTCGCGTTACAGCGCTTACACGCTTGGGCTGATTGACTATCTGGTGAGCAGTACCCTTCCAGCCCAGCAATCCGCACTTGACCGTCATGCGATGGCGCAGTGGAGCAGCGCCAGTACCTGGCTCGGGCTGGATGTGGAAGACGCACCGCCGGTTGATCAACATACGCAACGCGCACAGGTGACCTTTATTGCACACTGGGCGGACCCCGATGGGCAACGCCACAGTCACCGTGAATGTTCGGATTTTGGCAAACGTCAGGCGCGTTGGTTTTTTATCGATCCAAACCATCCGATCAAGGCTGGCAGAAACGATCCCTGCCCCTGTGGCTCAGGCAGGAAGTTCAAGCAGTGCTGCAGCGTTTAA
- a CDS encoding DUF6231 family protein, with amino-acid sequence MSDSPTSALLAILDQYQPASLLCISREPVPAVSAFCAEHTGCEVTTTDQVPLPAELANRRYDLAIVADQLETLAMRTGVELLAGLRNLSVSRMAVLVDLHQAEGWQENDFFGLAMQRHARFEKDQRSLTLFTYDLAEYKSVPDWLNSKYWANPEMFDKYWW; translated from the coding sequence ATGTCCGACAGCCCCACTTCTGCCCTGCTGGCGATACTTGATCAGTATCAGCCGGCCAGCCTGCTATGCATCAGCCGCGAGCCCGTACCGGCCGTGAGTGCTTTTTGTGCAGAGCATACCGGCTGTGAGGTGACGACTACCGACCAGGTGCCTCTACCGGCGGAGCTGGCTAACCGCCGTTATGATCTGGCGATTGTTGCCGACCAATTGGAAACCTTGGCCATGCGCACCGGCGTTGAGTTGCTGGCCGGCCTGCGAAACCTCAGCGTCAGCCGTATGGCGGTGCTGGTGGATTTGCACCAGGCGGAAGGTTGGCAGGAGAACGATTTTTTCGGGCTGGCCATGCAGCGTCACGCGCGCTTTGAAAAAGATCAACGCAGCCTGACGCTATTCACCTATGACCTGGCTGAATACAAGAGCGTGCCGGACTGGCTTAATTCCAAGTACTGGGCCAACCCGGAAATGTTTGATAAATACTGGTGGTAA